The following proteins are encoded in a genomic region of Liolophura sinensis isolate JHLJ2023 chromosome 7, CUHK_Ljap_v2, whole genome shotgun sequence:
- the LOC135471809 gene encoding growth arrest and DNA damage-inducible protein GADD45 alpha-like, with protein MTFPDTEDVVQSCFEMGKPDVSVNSALRTTLNQARAEGRMTQGAYECAKLLELDPDGVMLCLLPVVTNPQDVTVVIQHTLMEAFCWEHDIPLLKVSSPKNMVELFPEEASGADKSSLTSRAINCVLIQSPQNGLSGADKAVCAFYNKALSSNVLSWPVINLQI; from the exons ATGACTTTCCCTGATACCGAAGACGTTGTCCAGAGCTGCTTTGAAAT GGGTAAGCCAGATGTCAGTGTTAACTCTGCCCTAAGGACGACCTTGAATCAAGCCAGGGCTGAGGGTCGAATGACGCAAGGGGCTTACGAGTGTGCCAAACTTTTAGAATT GGACCCAGACGGCGTGATGCTATGTCTTTTACCAGTGGTAACGAATCCTCAGGATGTCACTGTCGTCATACAACACACCCTGATGGAGGCTTTCTGCTGGGAACACGACATCCCTTTACTTAAG GTATCTTCGCCTAAGAACATGGTTGAACTGTTCCCTGAAGAAGCCAGTGGTGCAGACAAAAGCAGTTTGACGTCACGTGCAATCAACTGTGTTCTCATTCAG TCTCCACAGAATGGACTCAGCGGTGCTGACAAAGCGGTCTGTGCGTTTTACAACAAGGCTTTGTCCAGCAACGTTTTGTCATGGCCCGTCATCAACCTTCAAATCTGA